One region of Carassius carassius chromosome 41, fCarCar2.1, whole genome shotgun sequence genomic DNA includes:
- the LOC132123349 gene encoding LOW QUALITY PROTEIN: putative gustatory receptor clone PTE03 (The sequence of the model RefSeq protein was modified relative to this genomic sequence to represent the inferred CDS: substituted 1 base at 1 genomic stop codon) → MENRTYFYLMLFDNIGYIRYAFFSFGFVLFFAIVFFNALIILVILLERTLHHPMYILISCLSVNSVFGTAAFFPRLLTDLLSDTHSVSHEACILQAFVIYSYAANENIILMLMAFDRYVAICKPLQYNNILTPRVLSVLIAISWIYTMICLGIGGILNARLTMCGNKLXKVYCHSWEIVKLSCGNTIANNVLGFFNMTTTVIMPLNFILYSYTKILIICRKSSRDFRRKAYQTCIPHIVILLNFSIALFCEVTLSRFATLELPIGLSIILSLEFLIVPPILNPLVYGLNFPEIRKKIMWIIKASK, encoded by the coding sequence atggaaaatagaacatatttttatttgatgttgTTTGACAATATTGGGTACATAAGATATGCTTTCTTCAGTTTTGGATTTGTCCTATTTTTTGCTATTGTATTCTTTAATGCCCTTATTATTCTTGTTATTTTGCTGGAAAGGACATTGCACCATCCCATGTACATTCTAATTTCATGTCTGTCTGTCAACTCTGTATTTGGAACAGCTGCTTTTTTCCCAAGGTTACTTACAGACTTGCTGTCTGATACACACTCAGTCTCCCATGAAGCATGTATTTTACAAGCTTTTGTCATTTATTCatatgcagcaaatgaaaatataatattaatgttaatggcATTTGACAGATATGTCGCAATCTGTAAACCATTACAATACAACAACATATTGACCCCCAGGGTTTTGTCTGTATTAATAGCTATAAGCTGGATTTATACAATGATTTGTCTTGGTATTGGTGGTATATTAAATGCTAGACTGACGATGTGTGGTAACAAATTGTGAAAAGTTTATTGTCACAGCTGGGAAATTGTCAAGCTTTCTTGTGGAAACACCATTGCTAATAATGTTTTGGGTTTTTTCAATATGACCACAACTGTTATCATgccattaaattttatattatattcttatACAAAAATTCTTATAATTTGTAGAAAAAGCTCACGGGATTTCAGGAGAAAAGCATATCAAACTTGTATTCCACACATAGTGATCCTTTTAAATTTTTCAATTGCTCTTTTTTGCGAGGTCACTTTGAGTCGGTTTGCAACTTTGGAGCTTCCTATAGGACTGTCAATTATTCTTTCACTAGAGTTTCTTATAGTACCACCCATCCTGAACCCTCTTGTTTATGGTTTGAATTTTCCTGAAATTCGCAAAAAAATTATGTGGATTATAAAAGCTTCcaaataa